A single window of Limnothrix sp. FACHB-406 DNA harbors:
- a CDS encoding HupE/UreJ family protein, which translates to MRQTKTLASVQGCFAGAVTGLALLLAALPASAHHMMGGQVPSNGFEGFMSGLAHPVIGLDHLAFVAASGLVAIGAARGWIVPVVFAAAALGGTGLHLQSWDLPFPELMVSGSVVLFGLLLAMGRQLPTVALGAIALVAGLFHGYAYGESIVGAGMVPLTAYLVGFTAIQLTIALGVRGLVQQLAEGSIAQTLRYIGFAIVGAGAAFLASALGA; encoded by the coding sequence ATGCGACAAACCAAAACATTGGCATCGGTTCAAGGTTGTTTTGCTGGCGCTGTGACCGGTTTGGCCCTGCTGTTGGCTGCTCTGCCCGCATCGGCACACCACATGATGGGCGGTCAAGTGCCCAGCAACGGCTTTGAAGGATTCATGTCCGGTTTGGCTCACCCGGTGATCGGCTTGGATCACTTGGCCTTTGTGGCGGCTTCCGGCTTGGTGGCGATCGGGGCGGCCCGAGGGTGGATTGTGCCTGTGGTCTTTGCGGCGGCGGCCCTCGGCGGCACGGGGCTGCACCTGCAAAGTTGGGATTTACCCTTCCCGGAGCTGATGGTTTCCGGTTCGGTGGTGCTGTTTGGGTTGTTGCTGGCCATGGGTCGCCAACTGCCGACGGTGGCCTTGGGGGCGATCGCCCTGGTGGCTGGCTTGTTTCATGGTTATGCCTACGGTGAATCGATCGTGGGGGCAGGCATGGTTCCCCTCACGGCCTATCTGGTTGGGTTCACGGCCATTCAGCTCACGATCGCCCTCGGGGTGCGGGGGTTGGTGCAACAGTTGGCGGAAGGCTCGATCGCCCAAACCCTGCGCTACATCGGCTTTGCCATTGTGGGTGCGGGCGCGGCATTCTTAGCCTCGGCCTTGGGCGCATAG
- a CDS encoding ubiquitin-conjugating enzyme E2, with protein sequence MSSIRNERLSNDYRALQILCAFSEPVKIQMIEGSCPLEYYRLQISNCKSVESVSSGAPKYRTNHILEISSFPAAYPDPGELPTVKLTTPIFHPNVFSSGRFCFQGSELMIMSHPLDALVKRVIGMLQYENLRFGTPANGEAAKWANLNRHLFPFSSNSSTSQSSRQLNWR encoded by the coding sequence ATGTCATCGATTCGTAATGAGCGCTTATCAAATGATTATCGCGCCCTGCAAATTCTCTGTGCATTCAGTGAGCCGGTCAAGATCCAAATGATTGAAGGTAGTTGCCCCCTAGAGTATTACCGACTCCAGATTTCTAACTGCAAGAGCGTTGAATCCGTAAGCAGCGGAGCGCCAAAGTATCGAACCAATCATATTCTGGAGATTAGCTCGTTTCCTGCAGCTTACCCAGATCCTGGAGAGCTTCCAACCGTAAAGCTCACAACACCGATATTTCATCCCAATGTTTTTTCTAGTGGACGCTTCTGTTTCCAAGGTAGTGAGTTGATGATCATGAGTCATCCACTAGACGCTTTAGTGAAAAGAGTGATTGGGATGCTCCAGTATGAAAATCTCCGATTTGGCACTCCAGCTAATGGAGAAGCAGCGAAATGGGCGAATTTGAATCGCCATCTTTTCCCCTTCAGTTCCAACTCTTCCACGAGCCAGTCATCTCGTCAGTTAAATTGGAGGTAA
- a CDS encoding DUF456 domain-containing protein, whose amino-acid sequence MDGQTGQTILYLGLIAMALVGVLGSFIPAIPGPSLVVLAVVIWGAVKGWALVTTALWVSIAVLVLSLLIDNLAGIIGAQKAGASQWGQIGSIVGLLLGFFGLLPALPIGGPLAGILLGPVLGAVVGEMLYRRTIPLVPRFKVSLKAALGILLGSIIGNVIQGLLALMAAIVFVGTTWNQAM is encoded by the coding sequence ATGGACGGGCAGACAGGTCAGACAATTTTGTATTTGGGCTTAATCGCCATGGCCTTGGTGGGCGTTTTGGGATCCTTCATCCCCGCCATTCCGGGGCCCAGTTTGGTGGTGTTGGCCGTGGTGATTTGGGGAGCCGTCAAGGGCTGGGCCCTGGTGACCACGGCCCTGTGGGTGTCGATCGCCGTGTTGGTCTTGAGCCTGTTAATCGACAACCTGGCGGGCATCATTGGCGCACAAAAGGCCGGAGCCAGCCAGTGGGGGCAAATTGGCTCGATCGTGGGGTTGCTGTTGGGGTTCTTTGGCCTGTTGCCGGCCCTCCCGATCGGAGGGCCTTTGGCAGGCATTTTGTTGGGGCCGGTGTTGGGGGCCGTGGTGGGGGAAATGCTCTACCGGCGCACCATACCACTCGTGCCCCGCTTCAAAGTTTCCCTAAAGGCGGCTTTGGGCATCCTGTTGGGATCCATCATTGGCAACGTGATTCAAGGACTGTTGGCCCTGATGGCCGCGATCGTGTTTGTGGGCACGACCTGGAATCAGGCGATGTAA
- a CDS encoding Gfo/Idh/MocA family protein, producing the protein MTYSTNTLGVAIAGTGFGQKVHLPVLQQHHRTRPIALYHRQIETAQAIAQRHQLSYAFDSFEEMVALPEVQAVMISTPPFLHYTMAQTALAAGKHVLLEKPVTMTVQEAIALERLAAKTGAIVAVDFEFRMVPAWQYLAELLADDRVGQKRLIKIDWMASSRADASRTWNWYAQRSSGGGALGAIGSHTFDYIHWLFGPVRRLFAHLVTSVPARPDPSSGQLKPVDSDDICQILLELTDGTPVQVCLSSTTYQGRGHWVEVYGDRGTLILGSDNQADYIHGFKLWYAPAGEPLQELPVPDRLAFPQTYSDGRMAAVLRVVDRWVQAIDQGQAIAPSLHEGIVSQQLMDLAHESHDRGQWVTVPDA; encoded by the coding sequence ATGACCTATTCCACAAACACCCTGGGCGTGGCGATCGCCGGTACGGGGTTTGGCCAAAAAGTCCATCTGCCGGTGTTGCAGCAGCACCATCGCACTCGCCCGATCGCCCTGTACCATCGCCAAATTGAAACGGCTCAGGCGATCGCCCAACGGCATCAGCTCTCCTATGCCTTCGATAGCTTTGAGGAAATGGTGGCCCTGCCGGAGGTGCAGGCGGTGATGATTTCTACGCCGCCCTTTTTGCACTACACCATGGCCCAAACGGCCCTGGCGGCCGGGAAGCATGTGCTGCTGGAAAAGCCGGTGACCATGACGGTGCAAGAGGCGATCGCCCTGGAGCGTTTGGCTGCAAAAACGGGGGCGATCGTGGCGGTGGATTTTGAGTTTCGGATGGTTCCGGCTTGGCAATATTTGGCGGAACTGCTGGCGGACGATCGCGTGGGCCAAAAGCGACTGATCAAAATCGATTGGATGGCTTCCAGCCGGGCCGATGCCAGCCGGACTTGGAATTGGTATGCCCAGCGATCGAGCGGTGGCGGGGCCCTCGGGGCGATCGGGTCACATACCTTTGACTACATTCATTGGCTGTTTGGGCCCGTGCGGCGGTTGTTTGCCCATTTGGTCACCTCCGTGCCCGCCCGACCCGACCCCAGCAGCGGCCAACTGAAACCGGTGGATTCCGATGATATTTGCCAAATCTTGCTGGAGCTGACCGATGGCACGCCGGTTCAGGTCTGTTTAAGCTCCACAACCTACCAAGGGCGCGGCCATTGGGTGGAAGTCTATGGCGATCGGGGCACGCTGATTTTGGGCAGCGACAACCAAGCGGACTATATCCACGGGTTCAAGCTCTGGTATGCACCCGCAGGCGAGCCGTTGCAAGAATTGCCCGTGCCCGATCGCCTGGCGTTTCCCCAAACCTATTCCGATGGGCGGATGGCGGCCGTGTTGCGGGTGGTCGATCGCTGGGTGCAGGCGATCGATCAAGGCCAGGCGATCGCCCCATCCCTCCACGAGGGGATTGTGTCTCAGCAGCTAATGGACTTGGCCCACGAGTCCCACGATCGGGGGCAATGGGTGACGGTTCCCGATGCTTAA
- a CDS encoding DUF1636 domain-containing protein, with translation MESSQLLSPTGETLAAHSASPSVVFSQAGSGKTSPAPTNGVTSAALTQSADQPATVPMALLVCTTCASTWQNGKRVGISGGEQLLDRLQSRFADEAHGAIALTPTQCMSACSHACVVAFAAPGKHSYLFGDLPHDPAHLDQTVEAIAACADLYVNRPDGLLAWGERPEPLKSGVLARIPPTTVPIA, from the coding sequence GTGGAGTCCTCACAACTTTTGTCACCGACGGGCGAAACGCTCGCGGCCCATTCCGCATCCCCATCCGTCGTTTTCAGCCAAGCTGGCTCCGGGAAAACCAGCCCAGCACCAACAAATGGGGTCACCTCGGCCGCCTTGACCCAATCAGCCGACCAACCCGCCACCGTTCCCATGGCCCTGTTGGTTTGCACTACCTGTGCCAGCACTTGGCAAAACGGCAAGCGCGTGGGCATCAGTGGCGGTGAGCAACTGCTCGATCGCCTGCAAAGCCGTTTCGCGGATGAGGCGCATGGGGCGATCGCCCTGACTCCCACCCAATGCATGAGCGCCTGTAGCCATGCCTGTGTGGTGGCCTTTGCGGCCCCCGGTAAACACAGCTATCTGTTTGGGGATTTGCCCCACGATCCGGCCCACCTGGATCAGACCGTGGAGGCGATCGCTGCCTGTGCCGATCTCTATGTCAATCGCCCCGATGGTCTTTTGGCCTGGGGTGAGCGGCCGGAACCCCTGAAAAGCGGCGTTTTGGCCCGCATTCCCCCCACCACGGTTCCGATTGCCTAG
- the cobW gene encoding cobalamin biosynthesis protein CobW — translation MHKIPVTVVTGFLGAGKTTLLRHLLQNPQGRRIAVLVNEFGEVGIDGDLLRSCQVCDEEEATGPNNGPSNVIELTNGCLCCTVQEEFLPTMQQLLDRRQDIDCIVIETSGLALPKPLVQAFRWPEIRTGATVDGVIATVDCEALAAGRVVGDVAALLEQRAADDSLEHETPIEELFEDQLACADLVLLTKCDQVAPEDVARVEAWLKQELRPGVKIVRCQRGAIAPELLLGFNAAVEDNLADRPSHHDHHHHDHDHDEDHDHDHNHDDDISAIALTLGTVEPRALVQRLERLVQEWEIYRIKGFADVAGKPMRLVVQGVGPRFETFFDRPWRPDEARSTQLVIIGRDLDRSAIAAAIG, via the coding sequence ATGCACAAAATTCCCGTTACCGTTGTCACCGGCTTTTTGGGCGCGGGCAAAACTACGCTGCTGCGCCATTTGTTGCAAAATCCCCAAGGCCGCCGGATTGCCGTGCTGGTGAATGAGTTTGGCGAAGTGGGGATTGATGGGGACTTGCTGCGATCGTGCCAAGTCTGTGACGAAGAGGAGGCGACTGGCCCCAATAACGGCCCCAGCAACGTGATTGAGCTGACCAATGGTTGTCTCTGCTGCACGGTGCAAGAGGAATTTTTGCCGACGATGCAGCAACTGCTCGATCGCCGCCAGGATATTGACTGCATCGTGATCGAAACCTCCGGTCTGGCGCTGCCCAAGCCGTTGGTGCAGGCCTTTCGCTGGCCGGAAATCCGCACGGGGGCGACGGTCGATGGCGTGATTGCCACGGTGGACTGCGAAGCCCTGGCGGCTGGTCGTGTGGTGGGCGATGTGGCCGCGCTGTTGGAGCAACGGGCCGCCGATGACAGCCTGGAGCACGAAACCCCGATCGAGGAGTTGTTTGAAGACCAGCTTGCCTGTGCTGATTTGGTGTTGTTGACCAAGTGCGATCAAGTGGCCCCGGAGGATGTGGCCCGGGTGGAAGCCTGGCTGAAGCAGGAGTTGCGACCCGGTGTGAAAATTGTCCGTTGCCAGCGGGGGGCGATCGCGCCGGAACTGCTGTTGGGCTTCAATGCGGCCGTGGAAGACAACCTAGCCGATCGGCCCAGCCACCACGATCATCACCACCATGACCACGATCATGACGAGGATCATGACCACGATCACAATCATGACGACGACATCAGCGCGATTGCCCTCACCCTCGGAACCGTGGAGCCTCGCGCCCTGGTGCAACGCCTAGAGCGGCTGGTTCAGGAGTGGGAAATCTACCGCATCAAGGGATTTGCCGATGTGGCTGGCAAGCCAATGCGCCTGGTGGTGCAAGGGGTGGGGCCGCGGTTCGAGACCTTCTTCGATCGCCCCTGGCGGCCCGATGAAGCGCGATCGACCCAATTGGTGATCATTGGTCGCGATTTGGATCGATCGGCGATCGCGGCGGCCATTGGATAA
- the argB gene encoding acetylglutamate kinase produces the protein MDHESEYISKAEATRVRVLSEALPYIQQFAGRTVVVKYGGAAMKDDRLKDKVIRDVVFMSCVGLRPVVVHGGGPEINNWLGKLNIEPQFRDGLRVTDSDTMDVVEMVLVGRVNKELVSLINQAGGMAIGLCGKDGNLVTARQKGNRQEIGFVGEVNSINIDVLEPMLNNGYIPVISSVAADADGQAYNINADTVAGELAAALGAEKMILLTDTAGVLRDYKDPSTLIPKVDIQGARELISQGIVGGGMIPKVNCCVRSLAQGVRAAHIIDGRIPHALLLEIFTDAGIGTMIVASDLMKS, from the coding sequence ATGGATCACGAAAGCGAATACATCAGTAAAGCCGAAGCCACCCGGGTGCGCGTTCTCAGCGAAGCCCTGCCCTACATTCAGCAGTTTGCCGGGCGCACGGTGGTGGTGAAATATGGCGGCGCAGCCATGAAAGACGATCGCCTCAAGGACAAGGTGATTCGTGATGTTGTGTTCATGTCCTGTGTGGGATTACGTCCAGTGGTGGTGCATGGGGGCGGGCCCGAAATTAACAATTGGCTGGGCAAACTCAACATCGAGCCACAATTCCGCGACGGGCTGCGGGTGACCGACTCCGACACCATGGATGTGGTGGAAATGGTGTTGGTGGGCCGTGTGAATAAGGAACTGGTCTCGCTGATTAACCAGGCCGGTGGCATGGCGATCGGGCTTTGTGGCAAAGACGGCAACTTGGTCACCGCTCGCCAAAAGGGCAACCGCCAGGAAATTGGCTTTGTGGGCGAAGTCAACAGCATCAACATCGATGTGTTGGAACCGATGTTGAACAATGGCTATATTCCCGTGATTTCCAGCGTGGCGGCCGATGCGGACGGCCAAGCCTACAACATCAATGCGGACACGGTGGCCGGGGAGTTGGCGGCAGCCCTGGGAGCCGAGAAGATGATTCTGCTGACGGATACGGCCGGGGTGCTGCGGGACTATAAAGATCCTTCGACCCTGATCCCCAAGGTGGATATTCAAGGGGCCCGGGAGCTAATTTCCCAAGGCATCGTCGGCGGCGGCATGATTCCCAAGGTGAACTGTTGTGTCCGATCGCTGGCTCAGGGGGTGCGGGCGGCTCACATTATTGATGGCCGCATTCCCCACGCCCTTTTGCTGGAAATTTTTACGGACGCGGGGATCGGAACCATGATTGTGGCCTCCGATCTGATGAAGTCTTGA
- a CDS encoding ThiF family adenylyltransferase yields MSEERYARHSLIPNWKQERLAAARVAVVGCGALGNEVLKNLALLGVGHIWVIDYDTIEIHNLTRSVLFRESDIGKYKAEVVTQRLKDLNSDIHIHPVVGKLETDFGRGLLREMDVVVGCLDSVRARRLLNKRCYSVGVPWVDGGINHYSGNVALFDPREPETACYRCKMDTSAWERLNESYSCGLLRDDYREPKLATTIMTASVVAAYQAEVVIQLLLGSSNLQPGTQLILPVSQPLGFRTVEFFVDKECPDHYSIPKNKDENLCQFSLSHSPGYVAEKLSLRDGWRLELPFDFISSVTCEKCGSTELIVNLRDQVTQSKSFCIKCGNRREMHHYCYVESNHKDAQKPFSFFKLCAHEIVRFIHKNIHDDEEIYQIYLTNLENETIHELA; encoded by the coding sequence ATGTCTGAAGAACGCTATGCTCGACATAGCCTCATCCCAAACTGGAAGCAAGAACGGTTAGCAGCGGCAAGAGTTGCTGTCGTGGGATGCGGAGCACTTGGAAACGAGGTGCTTAAAAACCTTGCCCTGCTTGGAGTGGGGCATATTTGGGTTATTGATTATGACACTATTGAAATTCATAACCTGACGCGATCTGTACTATTCAGAGAATCTGACATTGGTAAATATAAAGCTGAAGTTGTTACTCAACGACTCAAAGACCTGAATTCAGATATTCACATTCACCCTGTAGTCGGAAAATTAGAAACAGATTTTGGTCGTGGTTTACTCCGTGAAATGGATGTAGTAGTAGGCTGCCTAGACAGTGTAAGAGCACGGCGATTACTTAATAAAAGATGCTACTCCGTTGGAGTTCCATGGGTTGATGGTGGAATCAACCATTACTCAGGAAATGTGGCTCTTTTTGATCCTAGAGAACCTGAGACTGCTTGCTATCGTTGCAAGATGGACACATCAGCATGGGAGCGCCTTAACGAGAGCTACTCATGTGGTCTTTTAAGAGATGATTATCGGGAACCAAAGCTGGCAACAACGATTATGACTGCTTCTGTTGTAGCTGCTTACCAAGCTGAAGTAGTAATTCAGCTTCTATTAGGAAGCAGCAACTTACAGCCAGGAACGCAATTGATTCTGCCAGTGAGTCAACCACTTGGATTCCGAACTGTTGAGTTTTTTGTAGACAAGGAATGCCCTGACCATTATTCAATTCCCAAGAACAAAGATGAAAATCTTTGTCAATTCAGTCTATCTCATAGTCCAGGTTATGTTGCCGAAAAGCTGAGTTTGCGCGACGGATGGAGACTAGAACTTCCGTTTGATTTTATATCCAGCGTTACTTGTGAAAAGTGTGGTAGCACTGAGCTAATAGTCAACCTTAGAGACCAAGTTACACAGAGTAAAAGCTTTTGCATTAAATGTGGCAATCGTAGAGAGATGCATCATTATTGCTATGTTGAATCCAATCATAAAGATGCTCAAAAGCCATTTTCTTTCTTTAAACTTTGCGCTCATGAAATTGTCCGATTTATTCATAAAAACATTCATGATGATGAGGAGATTTATCAAATTTACTTGACAAACCTTGAAAATGAGACAATCCATGAACTGGCTTGA